Proteins found in one Thunnus maccoyii chromosome 5, fThuMac1.1, whole genome shotgun sequence genomic segment:
- the b4galnt3b gene encoding beta-1,4-N-acetylgalactosaminyltransferase 3, whose amino-acid sequence MIATFFPLKKLRRNGRYLLFGAILLVGAVAVYHEMVAAKAWSSGTSMNPEAEGSSWRRAMSDERVRRDHQLDSPEDSAAWSSSYIPQAWKPEYKGQANLHVFEDWCGSSTAGLRKNLHYPLYPHSRTTVQKLAVSPQWTNYGLRIFGYLHPFSDGEFVFALSSDDNSEFWLSTDDSPLNLQLLAWVGKTGTEWTAPGEFEKYASQTSRPVRLSSQRRYFFEVIHKQNDRGTDHVEVAWKLLDQGFRFMVIESKHISLYVNESALLMSDVAHIPQTAASHQHTPTKQHSATADMLREDPRDTLYQVPLINSEFLRGVLPDCSYNPSYTIKDFPLLRYQGLQFVHMSYIYPNDYTRLTHMETENSCFYPESPYYMKMFGFSRYMRLDRSDVQEKGNSARDFGFQRRKLIRDEEYELDNEAYLRENGAKPDRHVDNNLFPDYGDDYDDYAQKRRRKLFSLVTAETNNTLKNSSDTNLHIDKMQRRQGKDVPQPQSEKQKPAETLQSVPTQASKHYLNLKQNWTELKLEGPVKKVEQIKLRGKQKPAKRQKLKSIEIVEGPARTNPPIPVDRVQPGAKERPIIPSEQLSYKQHHIQRSRKMNHTQIQRLKDSQLQALERDAPITKSTGAKQRRYVNREMELQQVDTKRFITPKRDINRPLVGLNQREMDTRKNLRKKEIEMNVPLQDDIENSIHRAKMITRGKMVKKRVNTNEDQVGEEDEIHNRAESRRDTREGERDSLWGPGGDFEGADDEDLTPASVYDTEVNWSQTFQVNHLDLQAQRSDWIDLRCNISGNLLLHSSDALPIVKAFMDKLNEKHYGRFTLVSVVNVEKRVDGIQGSRYFLELVLKDVNGQVLRLSHYIYALIHHSRQRSKDLGFQRPKPQMLLCNPVGFRWNPVATVHFIVPVKNQARWVQQLIVDMEEMFRTTGDANFNLIITDYNSTDMDVRKALQKSSLPRYQYVKLGGNFERSAGLQAGVSLINDNHSIVFLCDLHIHFPPSIIETIRKHCVEGYMAFAPIVMRLNCGSTPSEAKGYWEVNGFGLLGIYKSDLDAVGGMNTKEFTDRWGGEDWELLDRILQAGLEVERIYLRNFFHHYHSKRGMWNRRMSPSHR is encoded by the exons TATAAGGGACAAGCTAATCTGCATGTCTTTGAGGACTGGTGTGGCAGCTCTACAGCTGGTCTCCGCAAGAACTTGCACTACCCACTGTACCCCCAT TCCAGGACTACAGTGCAGAAGCTGGCTGTCTCTCCTCAGTGGACCAACTACGGGCTCAGGATTTTTGGTTATCTACATCCTTTCTCTGACG GGGAGTTTGTGTTTGCCTTGAGCTCTGATGACAACTCTGAATTCTGGCTCAGCACAGATGACTCTCCCCTCAACTTGCAGTTACTGGCCTGGGTCGGAAAG aCTGGCACTGAATGGACAGCCCCTGGTGAATTTGAGAAGTATGCCAGTCAGACCTCTAGACCAGTTAG GCTTTCTTCTCAGAGGAGGTACTTCTTTGAAGTTATCCACAAGCAGAACGACAGAGGGACTGACCATGTGGAGGTGGCA TGGAAGCTCCTGGACCAAGGCTTTAGGTTCATGGTTATTGAATCTAAGCACATCTCCCTCTATGTTA ATGAGTCTGCTTTGTTGATGAGTGATGTTGCCCACATACCACAGACAGCCGCCAGCCACCAACACACCCCAACAAAACAGCACAGTGCCACAGCGGACATGCTGAGGGAAGACCCACGAGACACTCTGTACCAAG tgcCTTTGATAAACAGCGAATTCCTACGTGGTGTTCTGCCCGACTGCTCGTACAATCCCAGCTATACAATCAAAGACTTCCCTCTGCTTCGTTACCAAGGACTCcagttt GTCCACATGTCCTACATCTACCCCAACGACTACACCCGACTCACACACATGGAGACCGAGAACAGCTGCTTCTACCCTGAGAGCCCCTACTACATGAAGAT GTTCGGTTTCTCCAGATACATGAGACTAGACCGTTCTGATGTGCAGGAAAAAGGAAACTCAGCCAGAG ATTTTGGTTTCCAGAGGAGGAAGTTAATCCGAGATGAGGAATACGAATTAGACAATGAAGCCTATCTAAGAGAAAACGGAGCAAAGCCGGACCGGCATGTAGATAACAACCTTTTTCCAGACTATGGGGATGATTATGACGATTATGCTCAAAAACGCAGGCGCAAACTCTTCTCCTTAGTCACGGCAGAAACTAACAACACCCTGAAGAACTCTTCTGACACAAATTTGCACATAGATAAGATGCAGAGGAGGCAAGGAAAAGACGTCCCACAGCCTCagtcagaaaaacagaaaccagCTGAAACTCTGCAGTCAGTGCCAACCCAAGCCTCAAAACATTACCTGAATCTGAAACAGAACTGGACAGAGTTGAAACTTGAGGGCCCCGTTAAAAAAGTAGAGCAGATAAAGCTGAGAGGGAAGCAAAAACCAGCAAAGAGACAAAAGCTGAAATCAATAGAGATAGTTGAGGGACCTGCACGGACTAATCCACCGATACCGGTGGACAGAGTGCAGCCCGGGGCAAAAGAACGACCAATAATCCCGTCAGAGCAGCTCAGTTATAAACAGCATCATATCCAGAGGTCTCGAAAAATGAACCATACCCAAATCCAAAGACTCAAAGACTCGCAGCTTCAAGCCTTAGAGAGGGACGCTCCGATAACTAAATCCACAGGGGCCAAGCAGCGGAGGTATGTAAACAGGGAGATGGAGCTCCAGCAAGTTGACACCAAGCGTTTTATCACTCCCAAGAGGGACATTAATCGCCCTTTAGTAGGGCTGAATCAGAGGGAGATGGATACCAGAAAAAACCTGAGGAAAAAAGAGATAGAGATGAATGTACCTCTACAGGATGACATAGAAAATAGTATCCACAGAGCTAAGATGATCACTAGAGGCAAAATGGTCAAAAAGAGGGTGAATACGAATGAAGATCAAGTAGGGGAGGAAGACGAGATTCACAATAGGGCCGAGAGTAGGCGAGACACCAGAGAGGGTGAAAGAGACTCTCTATGGGGACCAGGAGGAGACTTTGAAGGTGCCGATGATGAGGATCTTACCCCTGCGTCGGTGTATGACACTGAGGTGAATTGGAGCCAGACCTTCCAGGTCAACCACCTGGACCTGCAGGCACAGCGCTCAGATTGGATCGACCTGCGCTGCAACATCTCTGGAAACCTGCTGCTCCACTCCAGTGACGCTCTGCCTATTGTCAAAGCTTTCATGGACAAACTCAATGAAAAGCACTATGG gcGGTTCACATTGGTGAGTGTGGTTAACGTGGAGAAGCGTGTGGACGGGATTCAGGGCAGCCGCTACTTCCTGGAGCTGGTGCTGAAAGATGTGAACGGCCAGGTGCTGCGCCTGTCACACTACATCTACGCTCTGATTCACCACAGCAGGCAACGCAGTAAAGACTTAGGTTTCCAGCGGCCGAAACCTCAGATGTTGCTGTGTAACCCGGTGGGCTTCCGCTGGAATCCTGTTGCCACCGTCCACTTCATAGTGCCGG TTAAAAACCAGGCTCGGTGGGTGCAGCAGCTGATTGTTGACATGGAGGAAATGTTCAGAACAACCGGAGATGCTAACTTTAATCTCATCATCACGGACTACAACAGCACTGACATGGATGTGAGGAAGGCTCTACAGAAATCCTCTCTccccag GTACCAGTATGTGAAGCTGGGTGGGAATTTCGAGCGCTCCGCTGGTCTGCAAGCAGGTGTCAGCCTTATAAAT GATAACCACAgcattgtgtttctttgtgaCCTCCACATCcacttccctccctccatcatcgAAACCATCAGGAAACACTGTGTGGAGGGATACATGGCCTTTGCTCCAATAGTTATGAGACTGAACTGTGGGTCCACGCCATCAGAGGCCAAAG GTTACTGGGAGGTTAATGGGTTTGGCCTGCTGGGGATCTATAAGTCCGATCTGGACGCAGTGGGAGGAATGAACACGAAGGAATTCACAGACCGCTGGGGAGGAGAAGACTGGGAGCTCCTCGACAG GATCCTCCAGGCAGGACTGGAAGTGGAGAGGATCTACTTGAGgaacttcttccaccactatcACTCCAAACGTGGCATGTGGAACCGACGCATGTCACCCAGCCACAGGTGA